The Leucoraja erinacea ecotype New England chromosome 29, Leri_hhj_1, whole genome shotgun sequence genome has a window encoding:
- the LOC129711080 gene encoding proteinase-activated receptor 3-like, translating to MVDSINSSEAIHCTQNASARYYLTSPITTVVIPVISSIILIIGLPANVLGLWVLATKVQRMPSTIFLMNLATADLLLILVLPFKIHYHFQGNNWVFGEALCRTMTAFFYGNMYCSILLLSFISIDRYFALVHPLHAKRFRANGIAVGACSMLWVLVCLSVIPFLLQRQAYPIRDLNITTCHDVLPASVDSGYFFYYFVCLIVVEFLVPCLVTVFCYVSIIKTLMVNDRKYVKAVSAIVLALIVYVVCFTPSKIILLIHHSRYHLIHCSGLYLYYMIFLELSTLNNCIDPFIFYYFSQEFWSKLGRSLVFCKENPKDKGSRKSARKRSWPNMPSARRENTLV from the coding sequence ATGGTAGATTCAATTAACAGTTCTGAAGCGATTCACTGTACGCAGAATGCATCAGCAAGATATTACTTGACCAGTCCCATTACCACGGTGGTGATCCCGGTCATTTCAAGCATCATCCTGATCATTGGCCTCCCGGCGAATGTGCTGGGCCTTTGGGTTCTGGCCACCAAGGTCCAGAGGATGCCCTCCACCATCTTCCTGATGAACCTGGCAACGGCCGACCTCCTCCTGATCCTGGTGCTGCCCTTTAAAATCCACTATCACTTCCAGGGCAACAACTGGGTCTTCGGCGAAGCTCTGTGTCGGACGATGACCGCCTTCTTCTACGGCAACATGTACTGCtccatcctcctcctctctttcatCAGCATCGACCGCTACTTTGCCCTGGTCCATCCACTTCACGCCAAACGCTTCCGCGCCAACGGCATAGCGGTGGGAGCCTGCTCCATGCTTTGGGTTCTTGTCTGCCTCTCTGTGATACCCTTTCTCCTCCAGAGGCAGGCATATCCAATCCGGGACCTAAATATCACGACCTGCCACGATGTCTTGCCAGCCAGCGTGGACTCTGGCTATTTCTTCTACTACTTTGTGTGTCTTATTGTCGTGGAATTCCTTGTTCCTTGCCTAGTCACTGTATTTTGTTACGTGTCCATAATCAAAACCCTGATGGTGAATGATCGCAAGTACGTGAAAGCTGTGAGCGCCATCGTTTTAGCGTTGATAGTGTATGTGGTGTGTTTCACTCCCAGTAAGATAATCCTGCTCATTCACCACTCCCGGTACCACCTTATACATTGCAGCGGCCTCTATTTATATTACATGATCTTCCTGGAGCTCAGCACCCTCAATAACTGCATCGACCCCTTTATCTTTTATTACTTCTCCCAGGAGTTTTGGAGCAAACTGGGGCGTTCCCTTGTCTTTTGCAAAGAAAACCCAAAAGATAAAGGGTCGAGAAAATCTGCTCGGAAACGTTCTTGGCCCAATATGCCGTCAGCCCGCAGAGAGAACACACTAGTATAA
- the LOC129711077 gene encoding proteinase-activated receptor 3-like isoform X2: MALSALCQKVFLFAVLASSAEFCKVTRGSPKVRSFPLYKDGNNTFLNDSTKEHLNSSITTVVIPVISSIVLIIGLPANGLALWVLATKVQRMPSTIFLMNLATADLLLILALPFKIHYHFQGNNWVFGEALCRTMTAFFYGNMYCSILLLTVISIDRYFALVHPFYSKGFRDNRFATVTCVTIWFLVGLSTIPFLWKKQVHWLKNLNITTCHDVLPEDVASDYYFVCLIAFGFLIPFLITIFCNVSVIRALAVSAGPFGLAVRNMTLVMIVFVVCFLPSNIILLIHHSGSTYRYLYHYYMICLMLCTLNNCIDPFIYYYLSDDFRSKVRSLTFCTRTNEGSRKSARPLAQTNTSSTPDSKVSSN; encoded by the exons ATGGCTCTGTCTGCTCTCTGTCAAAAGGTCTTTCTTTTTGCGGTTTTGGCCTCGTCAGCTGAGTTTTGCAAAGTGACCAGAG GAAGTCCGAAAGTACGGAGTTTCCCCCTCTACAAAGATGGCAACAACACTTTTCTGAATGATTCTACCAAGGAGCATCTCAACAGTTCCATTACCACGGTGGTGATCCCGGTCATTTCAAGCATCGTCCTGATCATTGGCCTCCCGGCGAATGGTCTTGCCCTTTGGGTTTTGGCCACCAAGGTCCAGAGGATGCCCTCCACCATCTTCCTGATGAACCTGGCAACGGCCGACCTCCTCCTGATCCTGGCGCTGCCCTTTAAAATCCACTATCACTTCCAGGGCAACAACTGGGTCTTCGGCGAAGCTCTGTGTCGGACGATGACCGCCTTCTTCTACGGCAACATGTACTGCTCCATCCTCCTCCTCACCGTCATTAGCATCGACCGTTACTTTGCCCTGGTCCACCCGTTCTACTCCAAAGGCTTCAGAGACAATAGGTTTGCTACGGTTACCTGCGTGACGATTTGGTTTCTTGTTGGACTCTCCACCATACCGTTCCTTTGGAAGAAGCAGGTGCACTGGTTGAAGAACCTAAATATCACGACCTGCCACGACGTCTTGCCGGAAGATGTGGCCTCCGATTACTACTTCGTGTGTCTGATCGCTTTTGGCTTTCTCATCCCGTTTCTCATCACGATATTCTGCAACGTGTCGGTAATCCGAGCGCTGGCCGTTAGCGCGGGGCCGTTCGGCCTGGCTGTGCGGAACATGACATTGGTGATGATTGTGTTTGTGGTGTGTTTTCTCCCCAGCAATATAATCCTACTCATCCACCATTCCGGAAGCACCTACAGGTACCTCTATCATTATTACATGATCTGTCTGATGCTGTGCACCCTCAACAACTGCATCGACCCCTTCATCTACTACTACCTCTCGGACGATTTCCGGAGTAAAGTGAGAAGCCTGACCTTCTGCACGAGAACGAACGAGGGTTCACGAAAATCAGCTAGGCCCCTGGCCCAGACAAACACCTCCTCTACTCCGGACAGCAAGGTGTCGAGCAATTGA
- the LOC129711077 gene encoding proteinase-activated receptor 3-like isoform X1 — MALSALCQKVFLFAVLASSAEFCKVTRGRRDARGNQSLTSREPRAITVRHPWTTVALTAGSPKVRSFPLYKDGNNTFLNDSTKEHLNSSITTVVIPVISSIVLIIGLPANGLALWVLATKVQRMPSTIFLMNLATADLLLILALPFKIHYHFQGNNWVFGEALCRTMTAFFYGNMYCSILLLTVISIDRYFALVHPFYSKGFRDNRFATVTCVTIWFLVGLSTIPFLWKKQVHWLKNLNITTCHDVLPEDVASDYYFVCLIAFGFLIPFLITIFCNVSVIRALAVSAGPFGLAVRNMTLVMIVFVVCFLPSNIILLIHHSGSTYRYLYHYYMICLMLCTLNNCIDPFIYYYLSDDFRSKVRSLTFCTRTNEGSRKSARPLAQTNTSSTPDSKVSSN, encoded by the exons ATGGCTCTGTCTGCTCTCTGTCAAAAGGTCTTTCTTTTTGCGGTTTTGGCCTCGTCAGCTGAGTTTTGCAAAGTGACCAGAG gGCGAcgtgacgcaagaggtaaccagagtttaacatcgagggaacctcgtgcgataacagtacggcatccatggaccaccgtggcgctaacggcag GAAGTCCGAAAGTACGGAGTTTCCCCCTCTACAAAGATGGCAACAACACTTTTCTGAATGATTCTACCAAGGAGCATCTCAACAGTTCCATTACCACGGTGGTGATCCCGGTCATTTCAAGCATCGTCCTGATCATTGGCCTCCCGGCGAATGGTCTTGCCCTTTGGGTTTTGGCCACCAAGGTCCAGAGGATGCCCTCCACCATCTTCCTGATGAACCTGGCAACGGCCGACCTCCTCCTGATCCTGGCGCTGCCCTTTAAAATCCACTATCACTTCCAGGGCAACAACTGGGTCTTCGGCGAAGCTCTGTGTCGGACGATGACCGCCTTCTTCTACGGCAACATGTACTGCTCCATCCTCCTCCTCACCGTCATTAGCATCGACCGTTACTTTGCCCTGGTCCACCCGTTCTACTCCAAAGGCTTCAGAGACAATAGGTTTGCTACGGTTACCTGCGTGACGATTTGGTTTCTTGTTGGACTCTCCACCATACCGTTCCTTTGGAAGAAGCAGGTGCACTGGTTGAAGAACCTAAATATCACGACCTGCCACGACGTCTTGCCGGAAGATGTGGCCTCCGATTACTACTTCGTGTGTCTGATCGCTTTTGGCTTTCTCATCCCGTTTCTCATCACGATATTCTGCAACGTGTCGGTAATCCGAGCGCTGGCCGTTAGCGCGGGGCCGTTCGGCCTGGCTGTGCGGAACATGACATTGGTGATGATTGTGTTTGTGGTGTGTTTTCTCCCCAGCAATATAATCCTACTCATCCACCATTCCGGAAGCACCTACAGGTACCTCTATCATTATTACATGATCTGTCTGATGCTGTGCACCCTCAACAACTGCATCGACCCCTTCATCTACTACTACCTCTCGGACGATTTCCGGAGTAAAGTGAGAAGCCTGACCTTCTGCACGAGAACGAACGAGGGTTCACGAAAATCAGCTAGGCCCCTGGCCCAGACAAACACCTCCTCTACTCCGGACAGCAAGGTGTCGAGCAATTGA
- the LOC129711077 gene encoding proteinase-activated receptor 3-like isoform X3, producing MDHRGANGSPKVRSFPLYKDGNNTFLNDSTKEHLNSSITTVVIPVISSIVLIIGLPANGLALWVLATKVQRMPSTIFLMNLATADLLLILALPFKIHYHFQGNNWVFGEALCRTMTAFFYGNMYCSILLLTVISIDRYFALVHPFYSKGFRDNRFATVTCVTIWFLVGLSTIPFLWKKQVHWLKNLNITTCHDVLPEDVASDYYFVCLIAFGFLIPFLITIFCNVSVIRALAVSAGPFGLAVRNMTLVMIVFVVCFLPSNIILLIHHSGSTYRYLYHYYMICLMLCTLNNCIDPFIYYYLSDDFRSKVRSLTFCTRTNEGSRKSARPLAQTNTSSTPDSKVSSN from the exons atggaccaccgtggcgctaacggcag TCCGAAAGTACGGAGTTTCCCCCTCTACAAAGATGGCAACAACACTTTTCTGAATGATTCTACCAAGGAGCATCTCAACAGTTCCATTACCACGGTGGTGATCCCGGTCATTTCAAGCATCGTCCTGATCATTGGCCTCCCGGCGAATGGTCTTGCCCTTTGGGTTTTGGCCACCAAGGTCCAGAGGATGCCCTCCACCATCTTCCTGATGAACCTGGCAACGGCCGACCTCCTCCTGATCCTGGCGCTGCCCTTTAAAATCCACTATCACTTCCAGGGCAACAACTGGGTCTTCGGCGAAGCTCTGTGTCGGACGATGACCGCCTTCTTCTACGGCAACATGTACTGCTCCATCCTCCTCCTCACCGTCATTAGCATCGACCGTTACTTTGCCCTGGTCCACCCGTTCTACTCCAAAGGCTTCAGAGACAATAGGTTTGCTACGGTTACCTGCGTGACGATTTGGTTTCTTGTTGGACTCTCCACCATACCGTTCCTTTGGAAGAAGCAGGTGCACTGGTTGAAGAACCTAAATATCACGACCTGCCACGACGTCTTGCCGGAAGATGTGGCCTCCGATTACTACTTCGTGTGTCTGATCGCTTTTGGCTTTCTCATCCCGTTTCTCATCACGATATTCTGCAACGTGTCGGTAATCCGAGCGCTGGCCGTTAGCGCGGGGCCGTTCGGCCTGGCTGTGCGGAACATGACATTGGTGATGATTGTGTTTGTGGTGTGTTTTCTCCCCAGCAATATAATCCTACTCATCCACCATTCCGGAAGCACCTACAGGTACCTCTATCATTATTACATGATCTGTCTGATGCTGTGCACCCTCAACAACTGCATCGACCCCTTCATCTACTACTACCTCTCGGACGATTTCCGGAGTAAAGTGAGAAGCCTGACCTTCTGCACGAGAACGAACGAGGGTTCACGAAAATCAGCTAGGCCCCTGGCCCAGACAAACACCTCCTCTACTCCGGACAGCAAGGTGTCGAGCAATTGA